Proteins from one Coffea arabica cultivar ET-39 chromosome 8c, Coffea Arabica ET-39 HiFi, whole genome shotgun sequence genomic window:
- the LOC113707474 gene encoding uncharacterized protein isoform X2, protein MASDLFVFDNSFFSDPFSPFSDSSVDPQHDFFQTFEDSLNNRNNNDTNSNRIQENNSADETTYSLDQIASALSSSSPPSHQLENLSICQSAQNFPNANDSDYFLLEVIKTEEYQVPLETIAAFNNPFVPQNNTADNVVKLMQRSYSSNSFDGKPNFFFHQRFDSLMESPNMQSQVMNPPENNLSTGQMRRVCSTGDLQVHNTPSKNTLSSSPLSTDGSFLEEANFKVGRYSAEERKERIHRYRAKRNQRNFNKTIKYACRKTLADNRPRIRGRFARNDEAVEIPKASMFTSTRYEDEDDLWEEDDEGSAVGRSTKIFYNNLGSAAAAQCQYYSY, encoded by the exons ATGGCTTCTGATCTCTTCGTCTTTGATAACAGCTTTTTCTCTGACCCCTTTTCTCCTTTCTCCGACTCATCTGTCGATCCTCAGCATGATTTCTTCCAAACCTTTGAAGACAGCCTTAATAACCGTAATAATAACGATACTAATAGTAATAGAATTCAAGAAAACAACTCTGCCGATGAAACAACCTATTCTCTTGACCAAATTGCATCTGCTCTTTCCTCATCCTCACCACCTAGTCATCAGCTTGAAAATCTCTCAATTTGTCAATCGGCCCAAAATTTCCCAAATGCAAATGATTCAGATTACTTTCTCCTGGAGGTGATTAAAACAGAGGAATATCAAGTCCCCTTAGAAACCATTGCTGCCTTTAACAATCCGTTCGTGCCTCAGAACAATACTGCTGATAATGTGGTTAAGCTGATGCAGAGGAGTTACAGTAGTAACTCCTTTGATGGCAAGCCCAACTTTTTTTTCCACCAGAGGTTTGATAGCCTAATGGAGTCTCCAAATATGCAGTCCCAAGTCATGAATCCTCCTGAAAACAACTTATCTACTGGTCAAATGAGAAGGGTTTGCAGCACCGGAGATTTACAG GTGCACAATACCCCATCTAAGAATACTCTGTCTTCGAGCCCACTTTCTACAGACGGGTCATTCCTGGAGGAAGCAAACTTCAAAGTGGGACGCTATAGTgcagaagagaggaaagaaaggatTCACAGGTACAGAGCGAAAAGAAACCAGAGAAATTTCAACAAGACAATTAAG TATGCATGCCGGAAGACACTGGCCGACAATCGACCGAGGATACGTGGCAGGTTTGCACGTAATGATGAAGCTGTAGAGATTCCCAAAGCATCCATGTTTACAAGTACTAGATATGAAGACGAAGATGATCTTTGG gaagaagatgatgaaggGTCAGCAGTAGGGAGATCAACAAAAATATTTTACAACAACTTGGGATCAGCAGCAGCCGCACAGTGCCAATATTACAGCTACTGA
- the LOC113707474 gene encoding uncharacterized protein isoform X1: MASDLFVFDNSFFSDPFSPFSDSSVDPQHDFFQTFEDSLNNRNNNDTNSNRIQENNSADETTYSLDQIASALSSSSPPSHQLENLSICQSAQNFPNANDSDYFLLEVIKTEEYQVPLETIAAFNNPFVPQNNTADNVVKLMQRSYSSNSFDGKPNFFFHQRFDSLMESPNMQSQVMNPPENNLSTGQMRRVCSTGDLQVHNTPSKNTLSSSPLSTDGSFLEEANFKVGRYSAEERKERIHRYRAKRNQRNFNKTIKYACRKTLADNRPRIRGRFARNDEAVEIPKASMFTSTRYEDEDDLWTEGFQEEDDEGSAVGRSTKIFYNNLGSAAAAQCQYYSY, from the exons ATGGCTTCTGATCTCTTCGTCTTTGATAACAGCTTTTTCTCTGACCCCTTTTCTCCTTTCTCCGACTCATCTGTCGATCCTCAGCATGATTTCTTCCAAACCTTTGAAGACAGCCTTAATAACCGTAATAATAACGATACTAATAGTAATAGAATTCAAGAAAACAACTCTGCCGATGAAACAACCTATTCTCTTGACCAAATTGCATCTGCTCTTTCCTCATCCTCACCACCTAGTCATCAGCTTGAAAATCTCTCAATTTGTCAATCGGCCCAAAATTTCCCAAATGCAAATGATTCAGATTACTTTCTCCTGGAGGTGATTAAAACAGAGGAATATCAAGTCCCCTTAGAAACCATTGCTGCCTTTAACAATCCGTTCGTGCCTCAGAACAATACTGCTGATAATGTGGTTAAGCTGATGCAGAGGAGTTACAGTAGTAACTCCTTTGATGGCAAGCCCAACTTTTTTTTCCACCAGAGGTTTGATAGCCTAATGGAGTCTCCAAATATGCAGTCCCAAGTCATGAATCCTCCTGAAAACAACTTATCTACTGGTCAAATGAGAAGGGTTTGCAGCACCGGAGATTTACAG GTGCACAATACCCCATCTAAGAATACTCTGTCTTCGAGCCCACTTTCTACAGACGGGTCATTCCTGGAGGAAGCAAACTTCAAAGTGGGACGCTATAGTgcagaagagaggaaagaaaggatTCACAGGTACAGAGCGAAAAGAAACCAGAGAAATTTCAACAAGACAATTAAG TATGCATGCCGGAAGACACTGGCCGACAATCGACCGAGGATACGTGGCAGGTTTGCACGTAATGATGAAGCTGTAGAGATTCCCAAAGCATCCATGTTTACAAGTACTAGATATGAAGACGAAGATGATCTTTGG ACTGAGGGATTTCaggaagaagatgatgaaggGTCAGCAGTAGGGAGATCAACAAAAATATTTTACAACAACTTGGGATCAGCAGCAGCCGCACAGTGCCAATATTACAGCTACTGA